A genome region from Megalobrama amblycephala isolate DHTTF-2021 linkage group LG18, ASM1881202v1, whole genome shotgun sequence includes the following:
- the dub gene encoding duboraya isoform X1 — MEEHTVVKKRSVAELAGKFNCPIPHTTDAEVNKPVRRRPPRTLPLPASNDAGQGQDEKGAETASPRKNRNSALIEKLQANLALSPTGPLPFPKSPGVLKIPVPSFSPGSPSSPSSPPITVTPKQEETPASFENPSEGAVLKSIIKGRARHSIKRRPPSRRHRKSSADEDVDKTDTLEHTTPNGHEGDVFEERKTSLDTESLPSKEQIEQETKSTDSEKAEPVEKVETVTSEKKEAEEKTEQEEEKTEKEEKKTEQEEEKTEQEEEKTEQELKEEKSEEPQLANSTEETHEEPVTETHGKPQAEPETTDEKEEEQKEDEVNH; from the exons GAGCATACTGTTGTTAAAAAGCGCTCTGTGGCTGAACTAGCTGGAAAATTCAATTGTCCAATACCCCATACTACAGATGCTGAAGTG AACAAGCCTGTGAGAAGGAGACCCCCACGCACGCTCCCGCTTCCTGCTAGTAATGATGCTGGTCAAGGCCAAGATGAG AAAGGAGCTGAAACAGCATCACCCAGGAAGAACAGAAACTCTGCCCTTATTGAGAAACTGCAG GCCAACCTTGCGCTTTCTCCCACTGGGCCACTGCCCTTCCCAAAGAGCCCAGGGGTGTTGAAGATACCGGTACCATCCTTCTCCCCCGGCTCTCCCAGCAGCCCCTCTAGTCCTCCTATAACTGTCACGCCCAAACAGGAGGAAACTCCTGCCAGCTTTGAGAATCCCTCGGAAGGAGCTGTTCTCAAAAGCATCATCAAG GGTAGAGCTCGACATTCCATTAAGCGGCGCCCACCGTCTCGCCGACACAGGAAGTCTAGTGCGGATGAAGATGTGGATAAAACAGACACCCTTGAACACACAACTCCAAATGGGCACGAAGGAGATGTGTTTGAAGAACGGAAGACGTCACTAGACACAGAATCTCTCCCCTCTAAAGAACAGATTGAGCAGGAAACCAAATCGACAGATTCAGAGAAGGCGGAACCAGTGGAAAAAGTGGAGACTGTGACTTCAGAAAAGAAAGAGGCAGAAGAGAAGACAGAACAAGAAGAAGAGAAgacagaaaaagaagaaaagaagacAGAACAAGAAGAAGAGAAGACAGAACAAGAAGAAGAGAAGACAGAACAAGAGCTAAAGGAAGAGAAAAGTGAGGAACCACAGCTGGCTAACAGTACAGAAGAAACACACGAAGAGCCAGTCACAGAAACTCACGGAAAACCACAGGCTGAACCTGAAACAACAGATGAGAAAGAAGAGGAACAGAAAGAAGATGAAGTAAACCATTAG
- the dub gene encoding duboraya isoform X2 — protein sequence MENKPVRRRPPRTLPLPASNDAGQGQDEKGAETASPRKNRNSALIEKLQANLALSPTGPLPFPKSPGVLKIPVPSFSPGSPSSPSSPPITVTPKQEETPASFENPSEGAVLKSIIKGRARHSIKRRPPSRRHRKSSADEDVDKTDTLEHTTPNGHEGDVFEERKTSLDTESLPSKEQIEQETKSTDSEKAEPVEKVETVTSEKKEAEEKTEQEEEKTEKEEKKTEQEEEKTEQEEEKTEQELKEEKSEEPQLANSTEETHEEPVTETHGKPQAEPETTDEKEEEQKEDEVNH from the exons AACAAGCCTGTGAGAAGGAGACCCCCACGCACGCTCCCGCTTCCTGCTAGTAATGATGCTGGTCAAGGCCAAGATGAG AAAGGAGCTGAAACAGCATCACCCAGGAAGAACAGAAACTCTGCCCTTATTGAGAAACTGCAG GCCAACCTTGCGCTTTCTCCCACTGGGCCACTGCCCTTCCCAAAGAGCCCAGGGGTGTTGAAGATACCGGTACCATCCTTCTCCCCCGGCTCTCCCAGCAGCCCCTCTAGTCCTCCTATAACTGTCACGCCCAAACAGGAGGAAACTCCTGCCAGCTTTGAGAATCCCTCGGAAGGAGCTGTTCTCAAAAGCATCATCAAG GGTAGAGCTCGACATTCCATTAAGCGGCGCCCACCGTCTCGCCGACACAGGAAGTCTAGTGCGGATGAAGATGTGGATAAAACAGACACCCTTGAACACACAACTCCAAATGGGCACGAAGGAGATGTGTTTGAAGAACGGAAGACGTCACTAGACACAGAATCTCTCCCCTCTAAAGAACAGATTGAGCAGGAAACCAAATCGACAGATTCAGAGAAGGCGGAACCAGTGGAAAAAGTGGAGACTGTGACTTCAGAAAAGAAAGAGGCAGAAGAGAAGACAGAACAAGAAGAAGAGAAgacagaaaaagaagaaaagaagacAGAACAAGAAGAAGAGAAGACAGAACAAGAAGAAGAGAAGACAGAACAAGAGCTAAAGGAAGAGAAAAGTGAGGAACCACAGCTGGCTAACAGTACAGAAGAAACACACGAAGAGCCAGTCACAGAAACTCACGGAAAACCACAGGCTGAACCTGAAACAACAGATGAGAAAGAAGAGGAACAGAAAGAAGATGAAGTAAACCATTAG